From Polynucleobacter paludilacus:
TCAGCACGATAGTCAGGAATGGAATGGCAACCAGTGCAAAGCCAGACTTTGCCTGCACCAGCTTGAGCAGAACCCTGGACGTCATCGGCTTGCGCTGCAAGTGCGGTAAAAGCCAAACTAGCACAGAGGGCCAATTGGGAAATCAAGTGTTTTTTCATAGAAATCATCAAGAAGCAGATTGATCAAAAGTTTGAGAGAGTATAGCGGAGACTGCAGGCAAACGGCCTGGAATGCGTATTTTTGGTGAATTGGCGTTTCTAGGCAATATTTTTCCCTATACTTTCTGCTATTCGCAATTATCGAGAACACCATGACCGCCCTTGCCTCAGATCGCCTCAAGACTTTAGGCATCGAATTACCCCCAGCCGGCCCTCCCGCCGCCGCTTATGTAATGGCAACGACCTCAGGCAATACCGTCTATCTCTCCGGGCATATTGCAAAACAAGCTGGCAAAGTTTGGGTTGGCAAGCTGGGGCACGATATGGATACCGAAACAGGTAAGAATGCGGCACGCTCGATAGCCATCGATTTACTGGCTACCCTTCAAAATCACCTAGGCTCGATTGATCGAGTCAAACGCATCATCAAAGTGATGGGTTTGGTTAACTCAACCACAGGCTTCACTGAACAGCACTTAGTCATCAATGGATGCTCAGAATTGCTATTCGAAGTGTTTGGCGATGCAGGCAAGCACGCACGCAGTGCCTTTGGTGTCGCTCAAATTCCTTTGGGTGCCTGCGTCGAAATTGAACTCATTGCAGAGATTTAAAGCACTGCTTTAGTTGGCTTTGAGCTTACCGTCTTTCAGACGAGGCTCAACAAAGTGGCCTTTGCGGGCACGATTACCGACAAATGTCTTGAGCGTCTTGGCATCCAAATTGAGCTCGGTTGGTTTGCTGGCTCGACCCGCACCACTATACGATGCGCCTTCAGCGCCGACTGCAATCGCAGAAGCCAAAGTCTCTTTAGGATCAAGACCCATCAGAATCACACCTTTACCTCCAGCAGGTAAACGCTTGAGCTCATCTAATGGGAACACCAAGAGCTTGGCACTCTCAGACAAACAAGCAACCTGTTTCATGCCGACTGATACTTTGGCGGCACCAAGCGGAGCATCTCCACCTGGGAACTTAGCATCAACACCCACAAAAGCTTTACCGGCTTTATTGCGGGTCATCATGTCGCTCACATTAGCCAAGAAACCATTGCCAGCACGAGTAGAGATCAGAACCAAATCATCAGCATGGCCAGCGTAATACGCCACCATTTGAGATCCGGCGGCCAAATTCACAAAGCTGGTGAGGGGCGATCCATCTCCACGCGCACCTGGGAGCTCGCTCACCGGTACTGTGTAAACGCGACCATCACTACCAAAGCCTTGCATTACATCGACCGTGCGGCATTCGAAAGTGCCATACATGCCATCACCAGCCTTAAATGCAAACTGGCTAGGGTCATGTTCATGACCTTGACGCACTCGTACCCAACCTTTTTGAGAAACAATTACTGTCACAGGCTCATCAACCACCTTAGTCTCAGCTATAGCACGCTTATCTTCTTGGATGATGGTGCGACGATCATCACCAAAGTCTTTCATATCGGACTCAATCTCTTTGATGATGCGCTTACGTAAATTGCTATCGTTTTGTAAGAGTCCTTCAAGATCATCGCGCTCGGTTTTCAGCTCCTTGAGCTCTTGCTCGATCTTAATGCCCTCTAAGCGAGCCAACTGACGCAAGCGGATGTCCAAAATGTCTTCTGCTTGACGCTCAGTGAGTTTGAAGGCGGTAATCAAATCCGCCTTAGGCTCATCGCTATTGCGAATAATCTTGATGACCTTATCAATATTGAGAAGCACCGTTAAACGGCCTTCCAAAATATGCATACGGTCTTTGACTTTATCCAAACGGTGCTCAGTACGACGGGTGACGGTTTGCACTCGGAAACCAATCCACTCAGAAATAATATCTTTGAGGCCTTTTTGACGGGGACGACCATCAGTTCCAATCATCACCAAATTCATTGGGGCGTTGGATTCTAAAGAGGTATGGGCTAACAAGAGATTGACAAACTCATTGAGATCGATGTTCTTACTCTTAGGCTCAAACACTAAGCGCACTGCTGCATCTTTACTTGACTCGTCACGCACCCCATCTAATACCGCCAAGATCGTTGACTTCAGGTTGTTTTGATCAGTCGTGAGGGTTTTCTTGCCAATCTTGACTTTAGGGTTGGTAATCTCTTCAATCTCTTGCAAAACCTTTTGAGAAGAAGTTGAAGGTGGTAATTCATTTACGACCACTTGCCACTGACCGCGAGCCAATTCTTCTACAGACCAACGGGCTCGGACTTTTAAGCTCCCGCGACCACCCTCATAGATCTGGGCAATTTCGTTAGCTGGGGAAATAATTTGACCACCGCCAGGGAAATCAGGGCCAGGGATGATCTCCAGCAGTTCAGCGGTCGACATCTTGGGCGACTTCATTAAGGCAATGGCTGCGCTAGCGACTTCACGAAGGTTGTGCGAAGGTATTTCAGTTGCCATACCCACCGCAATGCCTGAAGCCCCATTCAGGAGAACAAAAGGTAAACGTGCGGGTAATAGTTTGGGCTCTTGAAAAGATCCATCATAGTTCGGGGCAAAATCCACCGTACCTTCATCAATCTCACTAAGCAATAAACCAGCAATCTTGGTTAAGCGCGCTTCGGTATAACGCATGGCAGCTGCGCCATCACCATCGCGAGAACCAAAGTTACCCTGACCATCGATTAAGGGATAGCGCAAGGAAAAGCTTTGCGCCAAACGAACCAAAGCATCATAGGCGGATTGGTCGCCATGCGGATGAAACTTACCCAGCACATCACCCACCACGCGCGCGCTCTTCACTGGCTTAGCATCAGCGCGCAGCCCCATCTCGCTCATCGAGAACAAGATACGGCGTTGTACTGGCTTTTGTCCATCAGCGACATCCGGCAAAGCCCGCCCTTTAACAACGCTAATGGCGTAATCTAAGTAGGCGCGCTCGGCATAGACTGCTAGCGTGAGGCTGTCTTTATCATCCTCATTAAGCTCAACCTTGTTGGGATCATGTGGGGGTGGATTGCCGCCTGACTTTGAAGACTGATCTGTGACCATATCGGTCTCATGAACATTGGAAAAAAGATCCGCCTGCTCTACCGGCTGAGTTGGTTTTGATGGAACCGTTTTATGAACGGGTTTCTTAGTAGCCATTAGATATCTGCCTCAACTTCATTACCGCGCTCTTCCAACCAATCGCGCCGCGCGCCGGATTCGGATTTACCCATCAACATATCCATCGTTTTAATCGTTTCATCCTGGGTCCACTCACCTAGTGTTACAGGCAGCAAACGTCGAGTGTCGGGGTTTAAAGTGGTATCCCACAATTGCTCTGCACTCATTTCTCCCAAACCTTTAAAGCGAGAGATCTGCCATGCGCTCTCTCGAACGCCGTCCTTGCGTAATTTGTCTTCAATGGCCTGAAGCTCATTCGCATCGAGGGCATAGATTTTTTGGGCAGGCTTCTTGCCGCGGGCTGGAGCATCGACTCTAAACAAAGGTGGCCTTGAAATATAGACATGACCCAAATCAATCAGTTTGGGAAAGTGCTTATAGAACAAAGTGAGCAGCAATACTTGAATATGCGCTCCATCAACGTCAGCATCAGAAAGTATGCATACCTTGCCATAGCGTAGATTCGATAAATCGATATCGTCATTGGGGCCATGAGGATCAACGCCGATCGCTACCGCGATATCGTGTACTTCGTTATTCGCAAAGAGACGATCGCGCTCTGCCTCCCAGGTGTTCAAAACCTTACCGCGTAGAGGCAAGATTGCCTGATATTCCTTATTGCGACCCATCTTCGCTGAACCACCTGCTGAATCTCCCTCGACTAGGAAAATTTCATTCATAGTGATATCTTGACTCTCGCAATCGGTTAACTTGCCCGGCAGCACTGCTACACCAGAAGATTTCTTCTTTTCAACTTTTTGACCAGCGCGCGTTCTAGCTTGCGCCTGTTTAATCACGAGATCAGCAAGCTTACGACCATAGTCGACATGCTGGTTTAACCAAAGCTCTAGAGCGGATTTGGAATAGGCCGAGACCAATCGAACGGCGTCGCGTGAGTTGAGGCGCTCTTTAATTTGCCCCTGAAACTGAGGGTCTAGCACTTTGGCAGACAGAATAAAGGAAGCTCTCGCAAAGACATCCTCAGGCATCAGTTTCACGCCTTTGGGTTGTAGGGCATGCATCTCGATAAAGCCTTTGACAGCATTGAAGAGGCCTTCGCGTAAACCGCTCTCATGAGTTCCTCCTGCTGGAGTAGGAATCAGATTGACGTAACTCTCACGCACGGGTGCGCCATCTTCAGTCCAAGCGACTACCCAAGCAGCGCCCTCACCTTCAGCGAAACCATCTTCATCACTATTGCCAGTGGCATATTGCTCACCTTCAAATGGAGGAATGACCTCAGCACCATGACCTGCTTGGGCGATTGCTTCATTGAGATAGCCGCGTAAGCCCTGAGCATATTGCCAAGTTTGACTGTCGCCCGATTTTTCTTGAATGAGAGTGACTTTGACCCCAGGCAGCAATACGGCCTTAGATCTGAGTAAACGAATCAACTCTGGCATTGGAATTGCTGCACTATCAAAGTACTTTGCATCAGGCCAAGCCCGCACGCGAGTGCCATGCGATTTATCTTCTTTGCTGGATGCTTTAGATTTGAGTTTCTCAATCACCTTGCCGTCAGCAAAAGTCAAGGTGGAAACTTGCCCATCACGCCAAACCGTCACTTCCAATCGTTTTGAAAGTGCGTTAGTAACAGAGACGCCAACCCCATGCAGACCACCTGAGAAAGCGTAAGCGCCACCGCTGCCTTTTTCAAACTTACCGCCAGCATGCAATTGGGTGAATACAATTTCTACTACGGGAAGCTTTTCCGTAGGATGCATTCCCACAGGAATACCTCGACCATCGTCTTCGACACTCACGCTGCCATCAGTGTGCATGGTCACAATGATGTGTTTGCCAAATCCGCCTAGCGCCTCATCGGATGCGTTATCCAGAACCTCTTGAATGATGTGCAAAGGATTATCGGTACGGGTGTACATACCGGGCCGTTGCCGGACGGGTTCAAGGCCTTTCAGGACCTGAATCGATGATTCGCTGTATTCGGAGGTTTTACGTGTAGCCATTCGCGCAAATTGTAGCCATGTCTGGCTGACACCCTCAAATTTCAATGATTAACCCTGTATTCATGCCAAAATTGGCTCATGGGAGCCTTAAGTCATATTCGTGTTTTAGATCTGAGCCGGGTGCTTGCGGGTCCCTGGTGTACCCAAAATCTAGCTGATCTTGGTGCAGACGTGATCAAAGTAGAAAAGCCCGGTGTGGGAGACGATACCCGTCATTGGGGGCCACCCTTTGCAAAAGATCCTCAAGGCATCGATAGCAGTGAGACAGCGTATTTCATTGCTATTAATCGGAATAAACGCTCGATCACGGTTGATATCAGCACCCCGGAGGGGCAAGACATTATTCGCAAGCTAGTCGAGAAGTCTGATGTTCTGATCGAAAACTACAAAGTCAGTCAGCTGGTGAAATACGGTCTTGACTATGCAGCACTCCAGAAAATCAAACCCGATTTAATTTACTGCTCGATTACTGGCTTTGGTCAAACTGGCCCTTATGCCAATCGCCCAGGCTATGACATGATCGTTGAAGGCATGGGCGGATTCATGAGTGTGACAGGTGAAGCCGAAAATACTCCCGGAGCATCACCTCAAAAAGCCGGAATTCCGATTGCCGATATTCTGACTGGTATGTATGCCACGAACGCCATCCTGGCAGCCCTCATCCATCGCGATCGCACTGGTGAAGGGCAATGCATCGATATGGCTTTACTCGACACCCAAATTGCGATTATGGCTAATGTATCAAGCGCGTATTTATGCTCAGGAGAAATTCCGAAGCGATTAGGAAATGCGTCGGCAACGATCGTGCCCTATCAAACCTTCCCCACATCCGACAGCTGGATCATTGTTGCCGCTGGTAACAATAGCCAGTTCAAACACTTTGTTACCGTGGGTGGTCAAGCCCACTTGGCGGATGATCCACGTTTTAATGACAACCCCGAACGGGTTAAGCATCGAGACCAGCTCATTCCCCTTCTAGAGGAAATGACGCGCCAAAAGACGAAAGCGGAATGGATCACATTACTCGAAGAAGCCAAAGTTCCCTGCGGACCGATTAATAATTTTAAAGAAGTATTCGAAGACCCTCAAGTCAAGGCTAGAGGCATCGAGCTAACTGTTCCTCACCCAGCCGTAGGTCAAATGAAATTAGTTGCCAGTCCTATGCATTTATCGAAAACTCCTGTTGATATCAGAATGCCTCCACCGATGCTAGGACAACACACTGGGGAGATCTTGCGAGAACAATTGCAGCTAGATGCTGGCACAATTGAGGCGCTAAAACAAAAGGGTGTTATTTAACCCGTCTCTTGCAGCAAAGGCTTGTGCCTCTTGAGTTTCTCGTGGTGTAATTTTGCTACTGATTTTTGATAACCCGCTGTAGCACAATGGATAGTGCAACCGCCTCCTAAGCGGTAGATCCAGGTTCGACTCCTGGCGGAGGGACCATCACTTTTATCAAAGTTATCCACAGCATCTGTGGATAAATACCGAAATGTTTTGCTAAGTTACCGATTTATATAGACCGAGCTGGCTTGCCTAATATTTGAGCAGAATATCTTGCTTGACATTCCGTATAGTTCACCCTCAATTTCTCTTACACTCTGCTGATGCAAAAAATAAACGACAGTACCTTAGCCGCCTTAGAGGAGATGTTGCAGAACTCCGCTCGCTCTGCACCGCTCGATTTTTTACCGATCTTCTTCGAAGGTGCACATGCTGAAAAGCAAATGCTTGGTCATCTTAATCCCGAGTTCATTCCTTTCATTCAGTCGTCTCTGGAAGAGAAGCATATTGCTAATATTGAGATGAATCATCATGGCCTCTGGATTGATAATGCCAGTCCTTTTGCTATCACCGCTAGCCTGACTGAGTTAGCCAATCGACTTCGCCAAGGTGGATTTATACCGGGCTGGCGTAATGAAGAGTTTTCTTGGATTGATCACAATGGTCACGCCTACTTTCGCTTAGAACGAGCTGCTTTTAGAACCTTGGGTTTGCGCAGCACTGCCAGCCATATCAATGGCTTTACTAAGGAGGGAAACTTATGGCTTGGACGTCGCAGCGAGAGCAAAAGGACTGATCCAGGCCTCTTAGACAACTTGGCAGCTGGCGGCATTGCCGCTGATGAGACACCCTGGGTTTGCGCTGTTCGAGAATTGTGGGAAGAAGCTGGCGTACCGCCACAACTGGCTAATCACATTGCACCCGCTGGTAAGGTTCATATGCGCCGTCCTATTTTAGGGGGTGGTTTTCATGATGAGCAGCTGTTTATCTATGACCTCGCTCTATCTAGCAATTTTATTCCTACCAATCATGATGGCGAGGTAAGCGGCTTTATTGAGATTTCGCTTGCAGAGGCGGCGGCCCGAATTTTGGCTGATGAATTCACGACTGACGCCGCCTTTGTCACGGCGGACTTTATATTGCGGAGCAATAAAGGGAGTTTTCTCCCCTGAACGCCATTTCATGGTTAAATTAGCCCAAGGATGAAACAGGGGTGCCCTTCACATGAAGGCGCTGAGAAAGACCCTCTTACCCGAACCAGGTAATGCTGGCGTGGGGAGTTCCATCAGACCGGCACCCGGTTTCGTCCATCTAAATATGTCAGGAGATGGATATGAGTAGCAGCAACCCAAAAGTAAAACCCGAAATTCCAAGCCTAAAAAGTCTTGAGCGCGACTTTGGTCAAAAGTTTGCCTATCCAGCATCAAGCAAAACCTATTTAACAGGATCACGGCCCGATATTAAGGCGCCGGTTCGCATGATTGAGCAGTTTCCCACTCGCGTTGGGGAGCAAATGGTATCCAACCCTCCTATTCCTGTGTATGACACCTCAGGCCCTTATAGCGATCCTGAGATTGTCATCAATTTAGAAAAAGGTTTGCCAGCATTACGTGAGACTTGGATTGCTGAGCGCAATGACACCGAAC
This genomic window contains:
- a CDS encoding RidA family protein yields the protein MTALASDRLKTLGIELPPAGPPAAAYVMATTSGNTVYLSGHIAKQAGKVWVGKLGHDMDTETGKNAARSIAIDLLATLQNHLGSIDRVKRIIKVMGLVNSTTGFTEQHLVINGCSELLFEVFGDAGKHARSAFGVAQIPLGACVEIELIAEI
- the parC gene encoding DNA topoisomerase IV subunit A gives rise to the protein MVTDQSSKSGGNPPPHDPNKVELNEDDKDSLTLAVYAERAYLDYAISVVKGRALPDVADGQKPVQRRILFSMSEMGLRADAKPVKSARVVGDVLGKFHPHGDQSAYDALVRLAQSFSLRYPLIDGQGNFGSRDGDGAAAMRYTEARLTKIAGLLLSEIDEGTVDFAPNYDGSFQEPKLLPARLPFVLLNGASGIAVGMATEIPSHNLREVASAAIALMKSPKMSTAELLEIIPGPDFPGGGQIISPANEIAQIYEGGRGSLKVRARWSVEELARGQWQVVVNELPPSTSSQKVLQEIEEITNPKVKIGKKTLTTDQNNLKSTILAVLDGVRDESSKDAAVRLVFEPKSKNIDLNEFVNLLLAHTSLESNAPMNLVMIGTDGRPRQKGLKDIISEWIGFRVQTVTRRTEHRLDKVKDRMHILEGRLTVLLNIDKVIKIIRNSDEPKADLITAFKLTERQAEDILDIRLRQLARLEGIKIEQELKELKTERDDLEGLLQNDSNLRKRIIKEIESDMKDFGDDRRTIIQEDKRAIAETKVVDEPVTVIVSQKGWVRVRQGHEHDPSQFAFKAGDGMYGTFECRTVDVMQGFGSDGRVYTVPVSELPGARGDGSPLTSFVNLAAGSQMVAYYAGHADDLVLISTRAGNGFLANVSDMMTRNKAGKAFVGVDAKFPGGDAPLGAAKVSVGMKQVACLSESAKLLVFPLDELKRLPAGGKGVILMGLDPKETLASAIAVGAEGASYSGAGRASKPTELNLDAKTLKTFVGNRARKGHFVEPRLKDGKLKAN
- a CDS encoding DNA topoisomerase IV subunit B, with translation MATRKTSEYSESSIQVLKGLEPVRQRPGMYTRTDNPLHIIQEVLDNASDEALGGFGKHIIVTMHTDGSVSVEDDGRGIPVGMHPTEKLPVVEIVFTQLHAGGKFEKGSGGAYAFSGGLHGVGVSVTNALSKRLEVTVWRDGQVSTLTFADGKVIEKLKSKASSKEDKSHGTRVRAWPDAKYFDSAAIPMPELIRLLRSKAVLLPGVKVTLIQEKSGDSQTWQYAQGLRGYLNEAIAQAGHGAEVIPPFEGEQYATGNSDEDGFAEGEGAAWVVAWTEDGAPVRESYVNLIPTPAGGTHESGLREGLFNAVKGFIEMHALQPKGVKLMPEDVFARASFILSAKVLDPQFQGQIKERLNSRDAVRLVSAYSKSALELWLNQHVDYGRKLADLVIKQAQARTRAGQKVEKKKSSGVAVLPGKLTDCESQDITMNEIFLVEGDSAGGSAKMGRNKEYQAILPLRGKVLNTWEAERDRLFANNEVHDIAVAIGVDPHGPNDDIDLSNLRYGKVCILSDADVDGAHIQVLLLTLFYKHFPKLIDLGHVYISRPPLFRVDAPARGKKPAQKIYALDANELQAIEDKLRKDGVRESAWQISRFKGLGEMSAEQLWDTTLNPDTRRLLPVTLGEWTQDETIKTMDMLMGKSESGARRDWLEERGNEVEADI
- a CDS encoding CaiB/BaiF CoA transferase family protein, coding for MGALSHIRVLDLSRVLAGPWCTQNLADLGADVIKVEKPGVGDDTRHWGPPFAKDPQGIDSSETAYFIAINRNKRSITVDISTPEGQDIIRKLVEKSDVLIENYKVSQLVKYGLDYAALQKIKPDLIYCSITGFGQTGPYANRPGYDMIVEGMGGFMSVTGEAENTPGASPQKAGIPIADILTGMYATNAILAALIHRDRTGEGQCIDMALLDTQIAIMANVSSAYLCSGEIPKRLGNASATIVPYQTFPTSDSWIIVAAGNNSQFKHFVTVGGQAHLADDPRFNDNPERVKHRDQLIPLLEEMTRQKTKAEWITLLEEAKVPCGPINNFKEVFEDPQVKARGIELTVPHPAVGQMKLVASPMHLSKTPVDIRMPPPMLGQHTGEILREQLQLDAGTIEALKQKGVI
- a CDS encoding NUDIX hydrolase, which codes for MQKINDSTLAALEEMLQNSARSAPLDFLPIFFEGAHAEKQMLGHLNPEFIPFIQSSLEEKHIANIEMNHHGLWIDNASPFAITASLTELANRLRQGGFIPGWRNEEFSWIDHNGHAYFRLERAAFRTLGLRSTASHINGFTKEGNLWLGRRSESKRTDPGLLDNLAAGGIAADETPWVCAVRELWEEAGVPPQLANHIAPAGKVHMRRPILGGGFHDEQLFIYDLALSSNFIPTNHDGEVSGFIEISLAEAAARILADEFTTDAAFVTADFILRSNKGSFLP